The proteins below are encoded in one region of Ciconia boyciana chromosome 31, ASM3463844v1, whole genome shotgun sequence:
- the LOC140645218 gene encoding intercellular adhesion molecule 1-like, with protein sequence MMGPSWSWGVTAFLFLLLPGGHPVPCRVSISPEEPTVEFGTSLLLNCTSSCRNYSRLSWEVSITKMETRGPGWVSLSIPNVTDWSLELQCFGVFGQQRDITATTLRAYRFSPPQIYMEGETVASREARVTCNASAQVSPSDPPDLRLTLRGAGLPPRTHRGPSVALGFTARPEQNGREVTCEAALQLGRRTVNASAAAVLWVWAAPHDVRVSAPRTVFTAGDNLTVMCRAEGNPSPRLRWELPTNASWELWDGGTTVTIPAARRAHGGTYRCLAENRYGAGAASIDIVFQGSPRSPLIPVVVTLVVVTVLAVLAISWWLYRAQGWKQMPDGSQPG encoded by the exons ATGATGGGTCCCTCTTGGAGCTGGGGGGTGACggccttccttttcctcctcctgccggGGG GGCACCCCGTTCCCTGCCGGGTGTCCATCTCCCCTGAGGAACCGACGGTGGAATTCGgcacctccctcctcctcaaTTGCACCAGCTCTTGCCGTAACTACAGCCGGCTGAGCTGGGAGGTCTCCATCACCAAGATGGAGACGCGGGGACCCGGCTGGGTGTCCCTCAGCATCCCCAACGTCACCGACTGGAGCTTGGAGCTCCAGTGCTTCGGCGTTTTCGGGCAGCAGCGGGATATCACCGCCACCACCCTCCGTGCTTACC GGTTCTCGCCCCCCCAAATTTACATGGAAGGCGAGACGGTGGCCAGCAGAGAGGCACGCGTCACCTGCAACGCGTCCGCCCAGGTTTCCCCCTCTGACCCCCCGGATCTCCGCCTGACGCtgcggggcgcggggctcccCCCCAGAACTCACCGAGGTCCCTCCGTGGCGTTGGGTTTCACGGCACGGCCAGAGCAGAACGGCCGGGAGGTGACGTGCGAGGCCGCGTTACAGCTTGGGCGCCGTACGGTCAACGCCAGCGCCGCGGCCGTGCTGTGGGTCTGGG ccGCCCCCCACGATGTCCGGGTGTCTGCACCACGCACCGTCTTCACTGCCGGTGACAACCTCACGGTGATGTGCCGCGCAGAGGGGAACCCCTCGCCGCGGCTCCGCTGGGAGCTGCCCACCAATgccagctgggagctgtgggatGGCGGCACCACCGTCACCATCCCGGCTGCCCGACGGGCGCACGGCGGCACCTACCGCTGCCTGGCTGAGAACCGCTACGGTGCCGGCGCTGCCAGTATCGACATCGTCTTCCAAG GatccccccgcagccccctgaTCCCCGTGGTCGTGACCTTGGTGGTGGTCACCGTCCTGGCCGTTCTTGCCATCTCCTGGTGGCTTTACCGCGCCCAAGGCTGGAAGCAGATGCCGGATGGATCCCAGCCTGGCTAG
- the MRPL4 gene encoding large ribosomal subunit protein uL4m translates to MIRAGGARVVAAVRAWAWARGRAGAAGVSSAPAGPPAVPEPPREKLLLSPLPRSPVLRACSVPVPSHLSPVQAWVESLRHHDDERRGLTDLHPDVFAVRPRLDILHTVAMWQKNFKRISYAKVKTRAEVRGGGRKPWRQKGSGRARHGSIRSPLWRGGGIAHGPRGPTSYYYMLPMKVRVLGLKVALTVKLMQDDLHVVDSLEIPTADPQYLLDLARYRRWGRSVLIVDVNEMPENIGTAAAGLKTINLIPVLGLNVHSMLKHETLVLTLDAVTFLEKKLLWHDTRYSALYPFSMPYSDFP, encoded by the exons ATGAtccgggcggggggggcccgcGTTGTCGCCGCCGTCagggcctgggcctgggcccggggccgggccggggccgcgggg GTGTCGtccgcccccgccgggccccccgctgtccccgaGCCCCCCAGGG agaagctgctgctgtcacCGCTGCCGCGGTCCCCCGTCCTGCGGGCCTGCagcgtccccgtcccctcgcACCTCTCCCCCGTGCAGGCCTGGGTGGAATCGCTGCGGCACCACGATGACGAGCGCCGGGGCCTGACCGACCTCCACCCCGACGTCTTCGCCGTCAGGCCCAg GCTCGACATTCTGCACACGGTGGCGATGTGGCAGAAGAATTTCAAGAGGATC AGTTACGCCAAGGTGAAGACGCGGGCAGAGGTGCGGGGAGGCGGCAGGAAGCCATGGCGGCAAAAAGGGTCGGGCCGAGCCCGGCACGGCAGCATCCGCTCGCCCCTGTGGCGTGGGG GGGGCATTGCCCACGGGCCGCGGGGTCCCACCAGCTACTACTACATGCTGCCCATGAAGGTGCGGGTGCTGGGGCTGAAGGTGGCACTGACGGTGAAGCTGATGCAG GATGACCTCCACGTCGTCGACAGCCTGGAGATACCCACCGCCGACCCCCAGTACCTGCTGGATCTGGCGCGGTACCGGCGCTGGGGCCGCTCCGTCCTCATCGTCGACGT CAACGAAATGCCGGAGAACATCGGAACCGCGGCAGCCGGCCTGAAAACCATCAACCTCATCCCGGTGTTAG GTCTCAACGTGCACAGCATGCTGAAGCACGAGACGCTGGTGCTCACGCTGGACGCCGTCACCTTCCTGGAGAAGAAACTGCTGTGGCACGACACCCGTTACTCGGCGCTCTACCCCTTTTCCATGCCCTACAGCGACTTCCCCtag
- the S1PR2 gene encoding sphingosine 1-phosphate receptor 2 isoform X2: MLQPVGGQERCAAGTGSGTGSGTGTGKTTGLRSPGSPTPCPGSAEVGGTGGEQCRSRRGTMGSIYKEYFNTQKIREHYNYTKGGSESSPTASHWVGFIVMLCCFIVLENLLVLISVCRNKKFHSAMYIFIGNLAFSDLLAGLAFMANILLSGATTFNLTPVEWFVREGTAFATLAASVFSLLAIAIERHVAITKVKVYSSDKNCRMVLLIGACWVIAAAIGSLPIMGWNCMSDLRDCSTVLPLYSKYYVLFIITIFTLILLAIVGLYSRIYCIVRSSHAEIATAQTLALLKTVTIVLAAFIVCWLPAFIILLMDASCSVQACQILYKANYFFAFAMLNSAANPIIYTLRSKDMRREFLRVLCCCGAGRRDQPSGRCGLPLRTSSSLDRCTPKYELPTSPITHECTTSV, translated from the exons ATGTTGCAACCGGTCGGCGGGCAGGAGCGTTGCGCTGCCGGTaccggcagcggcaccggcagcggcaCCGGGACCGGGAAAACAACCG GTCTCCGTAGCCCGGGATCGCCAACACCATGTCCTGGCAGCGCTGAGGTCGGTGGGACGGGTGGCGAGCAGTGCCGGAGCCGGCGAGGAACCATGGGGAGCATCTACAAGGAATACTTCAACACGCAGAAGATCCGGGAACACTACAACTACACCAAGGGGGGCTCGGAAAGCTCCCCCACCGCCTCCCATTGGGTGGGCTTCATCGTCATGTTGTGCTGCTTCATTGTGCTGGAGAACCTGCTGGTCCTCATCTCCGTTTGCCGCAACAAGAAGTTTCACTCGGCCATGTACATCTTCATCGGGAACTTGGCTTTCTCCGATCTCTTGGCCGGGTTGGCCTTCATGGCCAACATCTTGCTCTCCGGAGCCACCACCTTCAACCTGACACCGGTAGAGTGGTTCGTACGGGAAGGCACGGCCTTTGCCACGTTGGCCGCCTCCGTCTTCAGCTTGTTGGCCATCGCCATCGAGCGCCACGTGGCCATCACCAAGGTGAAGGTCTACAGCAGCGACAAGAACTGTCGGATGGTGCTGCTCATCGGGGCTTGTTGGGTGATCGCTGCCGCCATCGGCAGCCTCCCCATCATGGGTTGGAACTGCATGAGCGACCTGCGGGATTGCTCCACTGtcctccccctctactccaAATATTACGTCCTCTTCATCATCACCATCTTCACCCTCATCCTCCTCGCCATCGTGGGGCTCTACAGCCGCATCTACTGCATCGTGCGCTCCAGCCACGCCGAGATCGCCACCGCCCAGACCCTGGCCTTGCTCAAGACGGTCACCATCGTCCTGGCAGCCTTCATCGTGTGCTGGCTGCCGGCCTTCATCATCCTCCTCATGGACGCCTCCTGCTCCGTCCAGGCGTGCCAGATCCTCTATAAGGCGAACTATTTCTTTGCCTTCGCCATGCTCAACTCGGCCGCCAACCCCATCATCTACACGCTGCGGAGCAAGGACATGCGCCGGGAGTTCCTGCgggtgctgtgctgctgcggggccgggcgccgGGACCAGCCCTCCGGCCGTTGCGGGCTCCCGCTCCGCACCTCCAGCTCGCTGGACCGCTGCACCCCAAAATATGAGTTACCCACCTCGCCTATTACCCATGAGTGTACAACCTCCGTCTAG
- the S1PR2 gene encoding sphingosine 1-phosphate receptor 2 isoform X1, translating to MGSIYKEYFNTQKIREHYNYTKGGSESSPTASHWVGFIVMLCCFIVLENLLVLISVCRNKKFHSAMYIFIGNLAFSDLLAGLAFMANILLSGATTFNLTPVEWFVREGTAFATLAASVFSLLAIAIERHVAITKVKVYSSDKNCRMVLLIGACWVIAAAIGSLPIMGWNCMSDLRDCSTVLPLYSKYYVLFIITIFTLILLAIVGLYSRIYCIVRSSHAEIATAQTLALLKTVTIVLAAFIVCWLPAFIILLMDASCSVQACQILYKANYFFAFAMLNSAANPIIYTLRSKDMRREFLRVLCCCGAGRRDQPSGRCGLPLRTSSSLDRCTPKYELPTSPITHECTTSV from the coding sequence ATGGGGAGCATCTACAAGGAATACTTCAACACGCAGAAGATCCGGGAACACTACAACTACACCAAGGGGGGCTCGGAAAGCTCCCCCACCGCCTCCCATTGGGTGGGCTTCATCGTCATGTTGTGCTGCTTCATTGTGCTGGAGAACCTGCTGGTCCTCATCTCCGTTTGCCGCAACAAGAAGTTTCACTCGGCCATGTACATCTTCATCGGGAACTTGGCTTTCTCCGATCTCTTGGCCGGGTTGGCCTTCATGGCCAACATCTTGCTCTCCGGAGCCACCACCTTCAACCTGACACCGGTAGAGTGGTTCGTACGGGAAGGCACGGCCTTTGCCACGTTGGCCGCCTCCGTCTTCAGCTTGTTGGCCATCGCCATCGAGCGCCACGTGGCCATCACCAAGGTGAAGGTCTACAGCAGCGACAAGAACTGTCGGATGGTGCTGCTCATCGGGGCTTGTTGGGTGATCGCTGCCGCCATCGGCAGCCTCCCCATCATGGGTTGGAACTGCATGAGCGACCTGCGGGATTGCTCCACTGtcctccccctctactccaAATATTACGTCCTCTTCATCATCACCATCTTCACCCTCATCCTCCTCGCCATCGTGGGGCTCTACAGCCGCATCTACTGCATCGTGCGCTCCAGCCACGCCGAGATCGCCACCGCCCAGACCCTGGCCTTGCTCAAGACGGTCACCATCGTCCTGGCAGCCTTCATCGTGTGCTGGCTGCCGGCCTTCATCATCCTCCTCATGGACGCCTCCTGCTCCGTCCAGGCGTGCCAGATCCTCTATAAGGCGAACTATTTCTTTGCCTTCGCCATGCTCAACTCGGCCGCCAACCCCATCATCTACACGCTGCGGAGCAAGGACATGCGCCGGGAGTTCCTGCgggtgctgtgctgctgcggggccgggcgccgGGACCAGCCCTCCGGCCGTTGCGGGCTCCCGCTCCGCACCTCCAGCTCGCTGGACCGCTGCACCCCAAAATATGAGTTACCCACCTCGCCTATTACCCATGAGTGTACAACCTCCGTCTAG